A single genomic interval of uncultured Desulfobacter sp. harbors:
- the pncA gene encoding bifunctional nicotinamidase/pyrazinamidase: MQINTKQDHTAVVVVDIQADFTQAMQGSLAVGGADREYLDATETQTRRLKALGYPVYATQDWHPANHISFYSNHDNAKPYDVIEIEGRQQVLWPPHCIQDSPNARILMDESLFTAIVKKGMDPAFDSYSGFFDDGKKETGLADILKNAGIKKLIIYGLATDYCVRATVMDAIMLGFDVTLIKDLCRGVAPETTAAALEEMKAAGVDIC, from the coding sequence ATGCAAATCAATACAAAACAAGACCATACCGCCGTGGTTGTTGTGGATATCCAGGCAGATTTTACCCAGGCCATGCAAGGCAGCCTGGCCGTTGGGGGCGCTGACCGGGAATACCTTGATGCGACAGAAACCCAAACCCGCCGGCTCAAGGCACTTGGTTACCCCGTATATGCCACCCAGGACTGGCACCCGGCAAATCATATTTCCTTTTATTCCAACCACGACAACGCCAAACCCTATGATGTCATTGAAATTGAGGGTCGCCAACAGGTATTATGGCCCCCCCATTGCATACAGGACAGCCCCAATGCCCGGATTTTGATGGATGAGTCCCTTTTTACGGCCATTGTAAAAAAAGGCATGGACCCGGCCTTTGACTCCTATTCCGGTTTTTTTGATGACGGGAAAAAAGAGACCGGCCTGGCGGATATCCTTAAAAACGCAGGCATAAAAAAGCTCATCATTTACGGATTGGCAACGGATTATTGCGTCAGGGCCACGGTCATGGATGCTATAATGCTCGGGTTTGACGTAACACTGATCAAAGACCTGTGCCGGGGTGTTGCCCCGGAAACCACGGCCGCGGCGTTGGAAGAGATGAAGGCGGCCGGTGTCGATATTTGCTGA
- the pncB gene encoding nicotinate phosphoribosyltransferase, which yields MIETILDNDLYKFTMQQAVYRLYPKARVRYELTNRGQTPFPEGFGGLIKDRVAQMAGLSLTRDERMWLENACPYFTTAYLDYLSSYRYDPDQVEVSQQGHTLSVRVAGSWCRTILWEVPLMAIISETYFKVTSPEILSRQAIRERNQTKAQMMSDAGLTFVEFGTRRRFSVANHAHFLEDVLALDHHRLAGTSNVHFARIYGLAPVGTLAHEWIMFHAALTDYATANAAAMDAWLKVYPDVLGIALTDTFTTKVFLKAFTRNRAGRFSGVRQDSGDPEIFTRNILNHYRKKGIDPATKAIVFSDGLDVERAIKIHTFCRGLVKDAYGIGTNLTNDVGGDPLNIVIKLSWVQPEPGMEGRFTVKLSDDPGKHTGDPGELLYCRKALGL from the coding sequence ATGATTGAGACTATACTTGATAATGATCTGTATAAATTCACCATGCAGCAGGCCGTGTATCGGCTGTATCCCAAGGCCCGGGTCCGGTATGAACTGACGAACCGGGGGCAGACCCCTTTTCCTGAAGGCTTTGGCGGTTTGATTAAAGACCGGGTGGCGCAGATGGCAGGTTTAAGCTTGACCCGTGATGAACGTATGTGGCTGGAAAACGCCTGCCCCTATTTTACAACAGCGTACCTGGATTATCTATCTTCTTACCGCTATGACCCTGACCAGGTGGAAGTTTCCCAGCAGGGACATACGCTTTCTGTCAGGGTGGCCGGGTCATGGTGCCGGACTATTTTATGGGAAGTGCCGCTGATGGCCATCATTTCCGAAACCTATTTCAAGGTCACCTCACCTGAAATTTTGTCCAGGCAAGCTATTCGGGAACGCAACCAGACCAAGGCGCAAATGATGTCTGATGCCGGTCTGACGTTTGTGGAATTTGGTACCCGACGGCGATTTTCCGTTGCCAACCACGCCCATTTTCTTGAGGATGTTCTGGCGCTGGATCACCACCGCCTGGCCGGCACCTCCAATGTGCATTTTGCCAGAATTTACGGACTTGCTCCGGTGGGGACCCTGGCCCATGAATGGATTATGTTCCATGCGGCCTTAACCGATTATGCCACGGCCAATGCCGCTGCCATGGATGCCTGGCTTAAGGTATACCCCGATGTGCTGGGCATTGCGCTGACCGATACCTTTACCACGAAGGTTTTTTTAAAGGCCTTTACCCGGAACCGGGCCGGTCGGTTTTCCGGTGTCCGCCAAGATTCCGGGGACCCTGAAATCTTCACCCGGAACATCCTCAACCATTACCGGAAAAAGGGTATTGATCCGGCGACCAAGGCCATTGTGTTTTCAGACGGCCTGGATGTGGAACGGGCAATTAAAATTCATACGTTCTGCCGGGGGCTGGTAAAGGACGCCTATGGCATCGGCACCAATCTGACCAATGATGTGGGGGGTGATCCTTTGAATATTGTGATCAAATTATCCTGGGTACAACCGGAACCCGGTATGGAAGGCAGGTTTACGGTGAAGTTGTCGGATGATCCGGGCAAACACACCGGAGACCCCGGGGAATTGTTATACTGCCGAAAAGCCCTTGGACTTTGA
- a CDS encoding MAC/perforin domain-containing protein encodes MSILASISLGLSTDLTKGYCPGWNPESGKLNILHGTQKAPMQPKPLAPVSENGDWEYPEISLHETAPDLITALLGYQVEHPAIEVSSPDLPSGALALCSPEGAETRSGLSDVLGICLDDPDLRYALVKLTRKDKTVRHTTTETGVLMTVNALNPDPAIGIDSNFMRALARLRYFRPQNNLDEIARLKPDEANEFIDVFSTWGTHFVSKITVGDQIIQVFAYTSDRFERVKQGFYKNKFSGPDSVNFQYFTTDEATGAFGYVTGFGKILCLSNSDEFKKSLGDGEWMEPFWSKKNSVFQIFSEKTRVSLDRMNEDFTAQAPVKIVLSPLTTFTEYKRTAVWRRVLKGALSTVFKDSVNVGFEKIDPTDFARLLPDDEPGILSTIASPTINIYKSRLDLSDMQLVAAEEVQDFMVFGYVVAAAASTSLRIPGSRVRLFGYTLDMRATGNPNVVILTDKGYDGLTLSCSRFLGAARFENTAGSKHMVVVDGLCYEADEKSRVRVTRDIRGLPPDDSLADLKDSLEFSLAFAEAVLGLQSGDADQDALHTLIRNYLAWIGRVIPSGTTDKALLAMRVHALDLGGYSPNSRTGAFVPILPADNYEAGINRIMNYLQEIRRQISENTIQINQRKQAELTIDVGKALNKNIIESGKLLTGLIKANADSAAEIARQYDAVITSRKAEAKFQEAKIADLKKQVFEQQAEVSEAVQVYRSRVKQWETMELIKFGLDVSTNLFDLGTSVLIPSSAISAVKELGRAAQMIKKTLNVLNGTMKLYQTVSGTLQSLSNAEKTLDGMDGMEFGDTSRINWDEMSIQLDVVMATGPSDASVIEAKAKMVAAFKILVVRGKAMVSAQSALHQIQRDIYMTQRQKELNMNQENRLKTLTTRLNPENIKNLDRSAIDLVGLTGRLEYMHRQMLTTFSKSFLLQDQALQYAWLQPSTMISSYSLLTFMKARIAQSQATMNAKSHLLQYQAATTDEIVYEVDGILTDSISGGRSCQIVINPESREFTQYVNLRVVGVTATVDGVKSTDSGKLLVRLTFEDFPFVDRNVDRQPLTFHTPWRERTYQFDTATNTPEFSDKGQSWSDGVSRITPFGSWRVDLPKTELNKGLTFKAHTVKLRLCFILKARIVDKPVRTFANLTARRAAPGMEILRTAAMSVVTAGAVRPSSPTLISQMNAQGSTTNGWDIVFNMGLSRINASLRDQYNTLKHAIPYKNTIDAITRTKVVEGVWAIKKFHMEYGYPLLTFSVNNDNTVKLQMPIEKGALTNCIQTGSDPEKCDPPISIAGKLLTAIVELAKTQGTVQVDGKNHNILKVELDMSQGAFTVDNIEISDEEKVELNKAVKAYFAKNPVIYLINRLDLTNIPVLEDMRPNGFLFKVLKTPSESEMLQMFIQTGNRALLNPTLTFLNGVSDPLPSGMETSLIVRSKLFFEKILPQSMTKGGWSLEGRSDTGSAKASWAEFTNAPVSASGISLKDLTQVSTYTSPRGMSGSTTTTTYAFPNNTVTWNLSGMTLKPTSGGDMTLSGSKKQTMTIKTTTSFTHWPCFSKCTRVSHGSFTNDATSKVSATVPISVTGDGRDQQIAISMAGQAVTVTGHLAGGGPSGSDNLQAQVNQQVKKHVPGQVAGQLNISFNTISVFAVKNLLFPSNNYIQFAEAAIPGDMLLLGNFKAIS; translated from the coding sequence ATGTCCATTTTGGCCAGTATATCGCTCGGACTCTCAACGGATCTGACCAAAGGCTATTGCCCCGGATGGAACCCTGAATCCGGAAAATTAAACATCCTGCACGGTACTCAAAAAGCGCCAATGCAGCCCAAACCCCTTGCGCCTGTATCCGAAAATGGAGACTGGGAATACCCGGAGATCTCACTTCACGAAACAGCACCAGACCTGATAACCGCTTTGCTCGGATATCAGGTGGAACACCCGGCTATCGAAGTTTCTTCACCGGATCTGCCTTCCGGTGCCCTGGCGCTGTGTTCTCCCGAAGGTGCCGAGACCCGGTCCGGGCTGTCTGACGTACTGGGGATTTGCCTTGATGACCCGGATCTAAGGTATGCCTTGGTCAAACTGACCCGGAAGGATAAAACCGTCCGGCATACAACAACAGAAACCGGGGTACTCATGACGGTGAATGCATTGAATCCGGATCCGGCCATCGGCATTGATTCCAATTTTATGCGCGCCCTTGCCCGGCTGAGGTATTTCAGGCCCCAAAACAATCTCGATGAGATCGCCAGGCTCAAGCCGGACGAGGCCAACGAATTTATTGATGTATTTTCCACCTGGGGCACCCATTTTGTTTCCAAAATCACGGTGGGAGACCAGATTATCCAAGTGTTTGCCTACACGTCGGACCGGTTTGAACGGGTCAAACAGGGCTTTTATAAAAATAAGTTCTCCGGCCCGGATTCGGTGAATTTCCAGTATTTCACCACAGACGAGGCCACAGGAGCCTTTGGTTATGTCACAGGGTTCGGCAAGATATTATGCCTGAGCAACTCGGATGAATTCAAGAAGAGCCTGGGCGACGGGGAATGGATGGAGCCTTTCTGGTCCAAAAAAAACAGTGTGTTCCAGATATTTTCCGAAAAAACACGGGTGTCCCTGGACCGGATGAACGAAGATTTTACAGCCCAGGCCCCGGTGAAGATTGTGCTGAGCCCCCTGACCACGTTCACCGAGTACAAACGTACGGCGGTGTGGCGCAGAGTCTTGAAAGGAGCACTCTCTACTGTTTTTAAAGATTCGGTAAATGTCGGATTTGAAAAAATAGATCCCACTGATTTCGCCCGGCTTTTACCGGATGATGAGCCCGGCATTCTGTCCACTATCGCGTCGCCGACAATTAACATATATAAGTCGCGCCTGGACCTTTCGGATATGCAGCTCGTTGCGGCAGAGGAGGTTCAGGACTTCATGGTCTTCGGATATGTGGTGGCCGCCGCAGCCTCAACAAGTCTGCGGATACCGGGCAGCCGCGTGAGATTGTTCGGCTATACCCTGGACATGAGGGCCACAGGCAATCCAAACGTGGTGATCCTTACCGACAAAGGCTATGACGGCCTGACCCTCTCCTGCAGCCGGTTCCTGGGGGCTGCCCGGTTTGAAAATACGGCCGGGTCCAAACACATGGTGGTGGTTGACGGACTGTGCTATGAAGCCGATGAAAAAAGCCGCGTCCGGGTCACCCGGGATATCCGCGGCCTGCCCCCCGACGACAGCCTTGCGGACCTGAAGGACAGCCTTGAATTCTCCCTGGCCTTTGCCGAGGCCGTGCTTGGCCTCCAGTCCGGGGATGCAGACCAGGACGCCCTGCACACACTGATCCGAAACTATTTGGCCTGGATCGGCCGGGTTATTCCGTCCGGCACCACGGATAAAGCGCTTCTGGCCATGAGGGTTCATGCTCTGGACCTGGGCGGGTATTCTCCCAATTCTCGGACTGGTGCATTTGTGCCGATCCTGCCCGCCGACAACTATGAGGCCGGCATTAACCGCATCATGAACTACCTCCAAGAGATCCGGCGACAGATCTCAGAAAACACAATTCAAATCAATCAGCGCAAACAGGCCGAACTCACCATTGACGTGGGCAAGGCCCTCAATAAAAATATTATTGAATCCGGAAAGCTTCTCACCGGCCTGATCAAGGCCAATGCCGATAGTGCAGCAGAGATCGCCAGGCAGTACGATGCGGTGATCACCTCTCGAAAGGCCGAGGCAAAATTTCAGGAGGCCAAGATCGCGGATCTCAAAAAACAGGTCTTTGAACAGCAGGCCGAAGTCAGCGAAGCAGTTCAAGTTTACCGATCCCGGGTTAAACAATGGGAAACCATGGAGTTGATCAAATTCGGCCTGGATGTGTCCACCAATTTATTTGATCTGGGCACCTCGGTGCTGATTCCATCCAGCGCGATTTCGGCAGTCAAGGAATTGGGCAGGGCCGCTCAGATGATAAAAAAGACCTTGAATGTACTCAACGGAACCATGAAATTGTACCAGACCGTGTCCGGCACACTCCAATCCCTGTCCAACGCGGAAAAAACCCTGGACGGCATGGACGGCATGGAATTCGGAGATACCTCCCGAATCAACTGGGACGAGATGTCCATCCAATTGGACGTGGTCATGGCCACGGGGCCCAGCGATGCTTCCGTCATCGAAGCCAAGGCCAAAATGGTGGCAGCCTTCAAGATTCTCGTGGTCCGGGGCAAGGCCATGGTCAGTGCCCAGTCGGCCCTGCACCAGATTCAGCGTGACATTTACATGACCCAGCGCCAGAAAGAGCTGAATATGAACCAGGAGAACCGGCTCAAAACCCTGACCACCCGGCTGAATCCGGAAAATATCAAAAACCTTGACCGTTCCGCCATTGACCTGGTAGGCCTGACCGGGCGGTTGGAATACATGCACCGCCAGATGCTGACCACGTTCTCAAAATCGTTCCTCCTTCAGGACCAGGCTCTCCAATATGCCTGGCTTCAGCCGTCCACGATGATTTCCAGCTACAGCCTGCTCACCTTTATGAAAGCGCGGATTGCCCAGTCTCAGGCAACTATGAACGCAAAGTCACATCTCCTCCAGTACCAGGCTGCTACCACGGATGAAATTGTATATGAGGTTGATGGAATACTCACCGACAGCATCTCCGGCGGCCGTTCCTGCCAAATCGTTATCAACCCGGAATCCAGAGAATTTACCCAGTACGTCAACCTCCGGGTGGTGGGTGTGACTGCAACGGTTGATGGAGTAAAATCCACTGACAGCGGAAAGCTGCTGGTACGGCTCACGTTTGAAGATTTTCCGTTTGTTGACCGGAATGTCGACCGTCAGCCCCTGACCTTTCACACCCCTTGGCGGGAGCGAACCTACCAGTTTGATACGGCCACCAACACCCCGGAGTTCTCGGATAAAGGCCAATCCTGGTCCGACGGCGTCAGCCGAATTACCCCGTTCGGTTCCTGGCGGGTGGATCTGCCGAAAACCGAGCTGAACAAGGGACTGACATTCAAGGCGCACACAGTGAAGCTTCGCCTCTGCTTTATCCTGAAAGCCAGGATCGTTGATAAACCCGTCCGCACCTTTGCCAATCTAACTGCACGCCGAGCAGCCCCCGGTATGGAGATTCTTCGGACCGCAGCCATGAGTGTTGTTACCGCAGGGGCGGTTCGCCCTTCATCTCCTACCCTGATCTCCCAAATGAATGCCCAGGGAAGCACCACCAATGGCTGGGATATTGTGTTCAACATGGGATTAAGCCGGATCAACGCCTCCCTGCGCGATCAGTACAACACGTTGAAACACGCCATCCCGTATAAAAACACCATTGACGCAATCACCCGGACCAAGGTGGTGGAAGGGGTATGGGCCATCAAAAAATTCCATATGGAATACGGGTATCCCTTGCTCACATTTTCGGTGAACAACGACAATACGGTCAAATTACAGATGCCCATTGAAAAAGGAGCTCTGACAAACTGCATTCAGACAGGATCGGACCCTGAGAAATGTGATCCGCCCATAAGCATAGCCGGTAAGCTCCTGACTGCCATTGTCGAGTTAGCCAAGACCCAGGGCACCGTGCAGGTTGACGGGAAAAACCACAACATCCTGAAGGTTGAGCTGGACATGTCCCAAGGGGCATTTACAGTGGACAACATAGAGATCAGCGACGAGGAAAAAGTCGAGCTGAACAAGGCCGTCAAGGCGTATTTTGCGAAAAATCCCGTGATCTACCTGATCAACCGGTTGGACCTGACAAATATCCCGGTCCTGGAAGACATGCGACCCAACGGCTTCCTGTTCAAAGTGCTCAAGACGCCATCGGAAAGCGAAATGCTTCAGATGTTTATCCAGACCGGCAACCGGGCCTTGCTGAACCCCACCCTGACCTTCCTCAACGGCGTATCAGACCCCCTGCCCTCAGGTATGGAAACCTCATTGATTGTTCGCAGCAAATTATTTTTCGAAAAAATCCTGCCGCAGTCTATGACCAAGGGCGGCTGGTCTCTGGAAGGCAGGAGCGATACCGGCAGTGCCAAGGCATCTTGGGCCGAGTTTACCAACGCGCCCGTGTCTGCCTCCGGCATCAGCCTCAAAGATCTGACCCAGGTTTCAACCTATACCAGCCCCCGGGGAATGAGCGGCAGCACCACCACCACCACCTATGCATTCCCCAACAACACGGTCACCTGGAATCTATCGGGAATGACATTAAAGCCCACAAGCGGAGGAGACATGACGCTCTCCGGTTCAAAAAAACAAACCATGACCATCAAAACGACAACCAGTTTTACACACTGGCCCTGCTTTTCAAAATGCACCAGGGTTTCCCATGGGTCATTTACCAACGATGCCACATCCAAAGTCTCTGCCACTGTACCCATTTCCGTGACCGGCGACGGCCGCGACCAACAGATAGCCATTTCCATGGCCGGCCAGGCGGTGACGGTCACAGGCCACTTGGCCGGGGGTGGCCCCTCGGGCAGTGATAATCTTCAGGCACAGGTCAACCAACAGGTCAAAAAGCATGTGCCCGGCCAGGTAGCCGGACAGTTGAATATCAGCTTTAACACCATATCCGTTTTTGCCGTTAAAAATCTGCTCTTTCCCTCCAACAATTATATCCAATTCGCCGAAGCAGCAATTCCCGGCGATATGCTTTTACTCGGAAATTTCAAGGCCATCAGCTAA
- a CDS encoding MinD/ParA family protein codes for MTKLLTIASGKGGAGKTSISLNLALALADANYRVCLFDADLGLANVNILTGLYPQYGLAQVMEGSHTLSDIMIRNFNGIDIIPGSSGVEKLADLTSHEAGLLIQSFLQLPDYDYFLIDTSAGISAQVLSFCRAAQEMILVVTPEPTSLTDAYSLLKVLSKKGAMPKIRVVVNRVRTAQEAKASYAKLKKTVFNFLSTRISPLGIVARDPNVSNAVVSQVPFFVKYPDTPATRCIRALMLKLVKDPGKEMSLGAFWDQCLTILGGIPPRTRESLTIDSDQKNDGLNDLNSDSEIQSAHTVSPINRAEESTARRLTGIEEKLSRLLQEVADLKHLLKAHPKKPAAKSGVMETAPLDYRQINEPEAPEHFILDFETWLAEQEKSKAKGFSAV; via the coding sequence ATGACAAAGCTGCTTACCATTGCATCGGGAAAAGGCGGTGCAGGCAAAACCAGTATCAGCCTGAACCTGGCCCTGGCCCTGGCCGATGCGAATTACCGGGTCTGTCTGTTTGATGCGGACCTAGGCCTTGCCAATGTGAATATCCTTACCGGCCTTTATCCACAATATGGCCTTGCCCAGGTGATGGAAGGCAGCCATACGCTTTCGGATATCATGATCCGCAATTTCAACGGCATCGATATAATACCCGGAAGCTCCGGTGTTGAAAAACTGGCGGACCTGACCAGCCATGAAGCCGGGCTTTTAATCCAGTCATTTCTGCAACTGCCCGATTATGACTATTTCCTGATAGATACATCTGCGGGCATATCCGCCCAGGTACTCTCCTTTTGCAGGGCAGCACAGGAGATGATTCTGGTGGTCACACCGGAACCCACATCCCTGACAGACGCCTATTCTTTGCTTAAGGTCCTGTCAAAAAAAGGGGCCATGCCCAAAATCCGGGTGGTGGTCAACCGGGTCAGGACAGCACAGGAGGCAAAAGCATCCTATGCGAAATTGAAAAAAACGGTTTTTAACTTTTTATCGACCCGGATTTCACCCCTGGGTATTGTGGCCCGGGACCCCAATGTATCCAACGCGGTTGTCTCCCAGGTACCGTTTTTCGTAAAATATCCGGATACCCCGGCAACCAGATGTATCAGGGCACTGATGCTTAAACTGGTCAAAGATCCGGGCAAAGAGATGTCTCTTGGGGCGTTCTGGGATCAATGCCTGACAATTCTGGGCGGAATACCGCCCCGTACCCGGGAATCTTTAACAATTGATTCGGATCAAAAAAATGACGGGTTAAATGATCTTAACTCTGATAGTGAAATCCAGTCGGCGCACACCGTAAGCCCTATTAACCGGGCAGAGGAGAGCACAGCCCGGCGCCTTACCGGCATTGAAGAAAAGCTGTCACGATTATTACAGGAGGTCGCGGATTTAAAACATCTGCTTAAGGCCCACCCAAAGAAACCGGCAGCAAAATCCGGGGTTATGGAAACCGCGCCCCTTGATTACCGTCAGATCAACGAACCGGAAGCCCCGGAACACTTTATCCTGGACTTTGAAACCTGGCTGGCAGAACAGGAAAAATCAAAGGCCAAGGGCTTTTCGGCAGTATAA